The Brevibacterium atlanticum genome segment TCTGCTCGACCGCCTCGGAGCTCGGGCTGCGAATCCGACACGCGAAGATCTCTCGCGCGAAGACCTTCCCCAAGGGAATCGGCCCTCCGGAGATCTCGCCCACGAGTCGCTCGTCGAGGCGTACGAGACCGCGAATCTCGCGCTCATCGCCGAACACATGGCCAGGCATGCGCTGGGTCGGGAGGACAGCCTCGGCGCACATACCCGCACCGATTCCCTCTCCGGAGCCGACGGCTCGCGGCCGGGCACCGACGGCCCACGCGCCGCACAGCCCGACACTGCGCACCCCACCAACACTCTGCACCCCACCAACTCCGTTCCGACCCACCCCGCACTCCAGGAGGCCGCCGCATGCTGACCACCGCGACCATCGACTCCGCGCTCCGGCTCGCCCTCGACGAAGACGCCCCCTGGGGCGACATCACCGGTGAGACCTTCATCCCGGCGACCGCCTCGGCACGGGCCGAACTGCGTGCACGGGAGGACGGGGTGCTCGCCGGCATCGAGGTCTTCGCCCGCGCCTTCACCCTGATCGACCCATCGGTCACGGTCGACCTCGCTGCGGCAGACGGCGATGCCTTCTCTGCCGGGCGGCTGCTCGCCACCGTCTCCGGGCCCGCCCGAGCAGTGCTGCGGGCCGAGCGGATCGCACTGAACTTCTGCCAGAGGATGAGCGGCATCGCCACCCAGACCAGGGCGTATGTCGATGCGACCGCCGGGCGGGCACGCGTCGTCGACACCCGCAAGACCACACCTGGCCTCCGGGCTTTCGAGAAGCACGCGGTCGTAGCCGGCGGCGGGCACAACCACCGGTTCGGGCTCTCGGATGCGGTCATGGCCAAGGACAACCACCTCGCCGTCCTCGCAGGTGAGGGCCGCAGCATCGCCGATGCGATCCGCGAGGCCCGGGCCCGTCTACCGCACACGACGACGATCGAGGTCGAGGTCGACCGGCTCGATCAGATCCCGGCAGTGCTCGACGGCGGAGCCGACATCATCATGCTCGACAACTTCACCATCGATCAGCTGCGCGAAGGCGTCGACCTCATCGCCGGCCGTGCGATCGTCGAGGCCAGCGGCAACGTCACCCTCGACACGATCCCGCAGATCGCGTCCACCGGCGTCGACGTCATCTCGTCCGGAGCACTGACCCACAGCGTGCGCGCCATCGACCTCGGCCTCGACCTCGTGGTGGAGCACTGACATGGTCGGCGCCCGCCTCTACCTCGACACCGCCTCGGCGGCGCCCGTGCGCCGGGAGGCCCTCGAGGCGGCGTGGCCGTATCTGGTCGGTGCCTTCGGCAATCCGTCGAGCCACCACGATTACGGGCGCATCTCTGCGGAGGCCCTGGCCGATGCGCGTGCGCGGGTGGCGCGCGTGCTCGGAATGCGTGCGACTGACATCACCTTCACCAGCGGCGGCACCGAGGCGGACAATCTCGCGATCATCGGCATCGCCCTCGGCGCGCAGACCGCGGCCCCGCCTCGGCGACATATCGTCACCTCCCCCATCGAGCACGAAGCGGTGCTCGCCTCGGTGGAATTCCTCCACCGAATCCACGGATTCGGCGTCACCGAGGTGGCTCCTCAGTCCGATGGCACGATCGCGCCCGAGGCGCTGGCCAGGGCGATCCGCCCGGACACCGTGCTCGTGAGCGTGGGGTACGCGAACAATGAGATCGGCACGGTCGCTGATGTCAGGAGCCTCGCCGGCATCGCCCACGAGGCAGGGGCGCTGTTCCACACGGATGCGGTGCAGGCCGCCGGCTGGTTGCCGCTGGCCGGGCTCGGCGTCGACGCGCTGACCCTGGCCGGCCACAAGGTGGGGGCGCCGAAGGGTGTCGGGATCGCCGCGATCCGCGCCCGCATCCCCGTCGAACCGCTCATCCACGGCGGCGGTCAGGAGGCGGGGCGCCGGTCGGGCACGGAGAACGTGGCCATGGCTGTCGCGTTCGCCACCGCCCTCGAACTCGCCGAGGCGGAGCGGGCCGAAGCCGCCGCCCATGTCCGAGCCATTCGCGATGATTTCATCGCCGAGGTGGTCGACAACATCCCCGGTGGGTTCCTCACCGGCAGTGCCGAATCGCGGACCCCGAACCATGCGTCGTTCTGCTTCTCCCGCACCAGCGGTGAGGCGGTGCTCCTCGAACTCGAGCGCCTCGGTGTCACCGCGTCGAGCGGATCGGCGTGCGCGGTCGGCGATGATGAGCCCTCTCATGTGCTCACGGCTCTGGGGATCGCGGCGGAGGTCGCGCAGACGAGCGTGCGCTTCACCTTCCCGTCCTCGATCACGGCCGAACAGGGTCGCGCGGCCGCCCATGCCGTCGTCTCGGCCGCAGAGAATCTGGCATCCTCGTTCGCGTGAGCGTGGACCCGGCAACGACCTCGGCCTCGACGACGGCAGCGAGTGTCTTTGAACACGGTGCTCTCACCAGGTGGGATCAGCTCTTTCTTTCTCCGTGATTTGGGGCGACACTTTGATCACGTAGTCGAAACGGGTGTGAGGGGGCCGCCATGGATCTGCTGATTCTGTTCATGATTGCAGTGATGTTTACGACCGTCGTGTTCTTCATCGGTCGCTTCGCCTGCCCGAGGCATGACCGCGTCCCCCTGATCGAGGTCGACCACGTGCTGCTGTGGACGACACTGCGCCGCGGCTGGCATGCACTCGGGTCGTTCGGTCCGACGATGCACTACCCGGACGATCCGGCGGGCCCGTCTCGCGCTTGAGATTTGGGCCTCGCGTAGGCGGCGCTCCACCACGCGTATGAGCCCCTGAACCGCTGACTTCCCCTGTTGTCAGAGCGCAGGATGCCTTCCTCTTCTCAGCCGCGCCGGAAGCCGCCGGGCGAAGTCGCCGCGCTCATCTTCGCCCTCGGCTCGATGCTCGTCTTCATCATGCGCGAAGCACGGAGCGCGACGATGCCGGAGTGGTTGACGCTCGTCCCGACCGCGGTCTTCCTCGTTGCCTGGGGTTTCGCCGTGTGGCGGCTCCTCCACAGGCTTCGCCCGCCGAGGTCACCGACTGCGCCGAGCAGCTCAGACGGTCGCGTCCTGCGGCAGGAAGACGGAGGCGTCCCAGTTCTGCATCGCGTGCGCGGAGGCCCAGAAGTGCAGTTCGTACACGCAGGCCTGTTCGAAGGCCGCGCGCATCCGGGTGGCCTCCTCGTTCGGCGCCTTCGCGAGTTCCTGTTCGAGGATCTGCACTGCGTGGCGGGTCGATTCGTCGAAGCCTGGTGAGTCGTAGGTCTGCACCCAGGTCCGGTACGGGTGGTCCTCACTCATCTGACCGGCCTGTTCGACGAGCACCTTGCCCATGTGGGCATAGACCCAGAAGCACGGCAGCACTCCGGCCACGCCTTCGCCGTAGGAGCGGCTGGCGGCCGTGGCGATGAGGAAGGACACGTAGCCGAGCGTCGTCGGCGAAGCCTTGAAGCGGGAGCCCTCGTCGTTGAGCTCGGTCAGGGCGTTTGCCAGCCGCGAATCGGCGAGCAGCTCTTCGTGCATTCCCTCTTCGACGGTGATCGCCTCGGCGGCCGAACCCGCCCAGAATCGGGACTCGTCACGGTCGACGGTCTTGGCGGCCAGGAATGACATGGCCTTCGCATAACCGTTGAGGTACAGGCTGTCCTGGGAGATGTAGTTGACGAAGGCGCGCGCGTCGAGGCTGCCGTCGGCGAGCTGAGCGAGGAACGGTAGGGCTTCGATCTCCTCGATGATCGGGCGGACACGGTCCCAGAGCTTAGCGGTCAGCGGTCCGGCGGAGAAATCGACGTTCATCAGTACTCCTGTGTGCTCGTGTGTCGTGAGTGTGTTCGTGGGAGAGGACAGGTCAGGCGGGTCGGCCGCGGACGATGTCGACCTGATGGTCGACGGGTCCGTGCGCACCCTCGGGATCGAGGCTGACCTGCCAGTCAGCCGCCGATTTCAGCGCCCTGGCGAGGTAGTCGAGGGCATTGCCGACGGCCTCGCCGAGGAGGTCCGACCCGATCTCGGGCCGCGCGTCTTCGCGCCCGAGGACGGCCACCTCGGCGGTGATCGCGGCCGAGAGGGTGCACCCGGTTCCGTGGGTGTTCGCGGTCGCCACGCGGGGGTGGGTGAACTCGCGGATCTGCCCGTCACGGGTGGCAAGGATGTCGAGCACGTCTCCGTCGCTGCCGTGCCCTCCCTTGAGGAGGACGGCTCCGGGCCCACGTTCGAGGAGGCGGAGCGCCTGGTCACGCATCTCCTCGGAGGTCTGCGCCTCAGGTTCGTCATCAGACAGGAGCAGGGCCGCCTCGGGGAGGTTAGGGGTGATGAGATCGGCCACGGGCAGCAGGTGGGTGCGGACCGCGTCGACGGCATCGGCCTCGAGGAGGCGGTGGCCGGAGGTCGCGACCATCACCGGGTCGACGGTGTAGAAGCCGAGCTCGCCCTCGGCGGCACGGGCGACGATGAGTTCGACGAGGGACCGAGTGCTGAGCATCCCGGACTTCGTGGCGTCGACCGGCATATCGGTCAGCACGGAGTCGAGCTGGTCGGTGACGAAGTCATCATCGATCGGGTAGACCCGCGACACCCCGTGGGTGTTCTGCGCGACGAGGGCAGTGATGACGGTCGTGCCCAGGGTCTTCCGTGCGGTGAACGTCTTGAGGTCGGCGTGGATGCCGGCGCCGCCGCTGGGATCGGTGCCGGCGATGGACAGGGTGATCGGCGGGCGCGTGCTCATGACTGGCGGCCCTCGGGTGCGTCAGTGTGCGAGGACGAGTCACTTCCCGTGGCCGCCTCATCACCGTCGGCGAAGGCCGCGAGCAGCGCTTCGGCAGCTGCTGTCGGATCGTCGGCCGTGCAGATCGCGGAGACCACACCGATGCCGATCAATCCGCGTCCGCGCAGCTCAGAAGCTCGATCGAGGCTGATCCCCCCGATCGCGACCGCCGGGATCCCGGCCTCTGTGACGAGTTCGCCGAGGCGGTCGGGTCCGATCCCCTCGGGCGCGTCGGCCTTCGTGGTGGTGTCAAAGACCGGTCCGATGCCGACGAGGTCGACGACGCCGGAGTCGCGGGCCGCGGCGAATTCGGCGCTGTTCGCGGCCGAGAGACCGATGAGGGGTGCGGGACCAAGGGCGGCGCGCACCTCGGCGACGGTGGCATCACTTTGGCCGACGTGGATGTGGATGTCCTCGCCTTCGTCGATGAGCCGGCGGGCCACCTCGACGCGGTCGTTGAGGACGACGGGCACGGTGCGGTCGGTATCGCGGGTGGCGGTGTCGACAGCGGCGATGACCTGGCGGGTGAGCGAGTAGAAGTCCCCGTCGTCGATGACCTTGTCGCGGACCTGGACGATGCCCACTCCCCCGGCGACGGCGGCCTGCACGGTCTCGGCGACGGTGCGGCCGGCTGCTGCGCACTGGGCGGTATCGGTGACGAGGTAGAGGCGGGTGTCGATGCCGGCGAAGCGGTCGGTCACGCTTTCATCCGGCCCGGTGCCGTGCACGCTGTCGGCAATGTGCGCGGGTCCGGCGGTCATGCTTGGACGCTTTCGCCGGCATCGAGGGTGCTGAGGCTCATCCGTGCCTGCGCAAGCTGGTCGCCGGTGACGGCATGGAGTGCGTCGAGGAAGTTCACCGAGTAGCTGCCCGGTCCCTTCGCCCCGTCGGCGGCGAGTTCCCCGGCGACCGCGAAGTGGGCGTGGGCGGCGACGACGGCTTCGAACCTCGCCGAGGCAGCTCCACCGTCGGTGGTGTGTTCACCTGCGTTGACGGCTGAGGCGTCGGCATCGGGATCGGCCAGACCGCTGCGGGCGGCGGCGAGGTAGGCGACGGTGACGGCGCCGAGGGAGCAGCCGGTGCCGATGACCAGCGGCATGAACTCGTGGCCCCCGTCGATGCGGGCGACGTGATCGGTACCGTCGATGTGAGCGACGACGGCGTCGGTGGGTCCGGAGACCGCGACGATGGCACCGGTCGTTCGCGACAGCTGAGCCGCGGCGGGGAGGACGGCGTCGACCTCGTCGGTGGAGTCGACTCCGCGTCCACCGAGGCCGACTCCGGCCAGGGCGGCGATCTCGGAGGCGTTGCCGCGGATCGCTGTCGGGTGGTCGGCGGCGGCGCGGCGGATGCGGGAGGTGCGGAAGTCGACGGCGCCGACGCTGACGGGGTCGAGGACCCAGGGCTTGCCGGCGGCGTTCGCGACGTCGATGGCGGCATCGGCGGCGAGCAGCTGATGGTTCGAAGCTGTGCCGAAGTTGATGAGGACGCCGCTCGCGATGCCGGCGAACTGACCGGCGTCGGCCTCGTGGTCGAGCATCGCCGGAGAGGCACCGAGCGCCAGAAGCACGTTCGCGCTGAATTGCTGCACGACGGTGTTCGTGATGCATTGGATGAGCGGGTTGGACGCACGCAGTCGTGCGTTGGCAGAACGCAGGTCGAAGTCAACCATGACGATCCCTTCGCTAGTATGGCCCAGATCAGGTTCGATGGGTGTTCTCTCAGCCTCGGTATCCTCCGTGCGCAGCTGTCTGGTGCGAACGGATCCTCATGAGGCACCCCATGTCATTGGCTCCGACTGTATCAGCCCGTCCGAAGCACGGCGACCACGTGCCTCGCACCCACTCCCAGTTGACCTATCGTCCTGAAGCCACTTCACCGACCGCTCAAGTCAGCGACGCTGTACCGCGCTGTGCACACACAGCCGGCGAGCGGACCCTGTCGTAGCGGGACCACCCCGTGCTGGGGGTGGTCTCACCGCAACAGGGTCCGCTCGAAAAGAGGCAGTGGCGACTGCCTATCCCCGACCCACGTACCTCTGACCGCGGCGACTGAGCGCGTCGATGACGACGGCAGTGAGCAGGACGAGTGCGGTGATGATCTGCTGCGCATCGGAGTTGAAGCCGATGAGGTAGAGACCGTTGTTGATCGCACCGACGACCAGGGCACCGAGCACTGCCGCCCACGCGGTTCCGCGACCACCGAAGAGCGAGGTGCCGCCGATGACTGCCGCGGCGATCGCATTGAGCAGGTCCTGCGTGCTCACCAGCGTCGATCCCGCGTTCGTCGTCACACCGGTCTTGATGAAACCGAACAGTGCGGCCAGGACTCCGGCGGCCATGAATACGCTGATGCGCACCCAGGTCACGCGGATGCCGGCGCGGCGGGCGGCCTCGACCTTGCCGCCGACGGCGTAGATGGAGCGGCCGTAGCGGGTCTTGCGCAGCACGAGGTCGATGACGATGGCGATGACGATCATGAGGAAGAACGGCATCGCGAGTCCGAAGTCCTGGTTGACGAGGATGAGGAACCCGAAGACGATCGCGGCCAACAGCACGATGCGCACGATCACAGACGTCCAGCTCGGGGCGTCGAGTCCCTCGCTGTGCCGACGCAGCTTCGAATAGATGATGCCGGCACCGAAGCCGATGATCGCGATCGCTCCGAACACATACGCCCAGATCGCCGGGAAGTAGAAGCTGGCGAAGTCGAAGGCGAAGGTGTCCGACATCGACAGGTTCTTCTGCGTGCCCAGGGTCGTCAACGTCAGACCGGTGAACGCGAGCAGACCGGCCAAGGTGACGACGAACGCCGGGATGCCGACGACGGCGAAGAACCAGCCCTGGATCGCACCGACGACCAGTCCGAGCAGCAGCATGATGATCAGCGCGAGCGCCGGCGGCACACCTTGCCTGACGACGAGCACACCGAGCAGCGAGGCGGCCAGTCCGCCCAGCTGCGCCAACGACAGGTCGATCTCACCGAGCAGCAGAATGAGGTTGATGCCCAGCGCCAGGATGGCGAGGAACGCCACCTGAGTGGAGAGGTTGACGAGGTTGGCCGGCGAGATGAAGTTGGAATCGGCCGATTGGAAGACGATGACGATGACGACGAGGGCGAGGATGACCGGGAACGATCCGAGCTGACCCTCTTTGACGCGGCGGACGAACGTGCCCACGATGCCTTCGGAGGAGATCCGTTCGTCGGTGATGAAGGAATTGCGGGTCATCGGCGTTCACCCCTTCGTGCCGCGCGCTTGGTCACGACGTTGTCGCTGGCTCCGGTGATCGCGGCGACGAGCACGTCGGTGCGTTCGTCACCCGGGAAGTCACCGGCGTCCTTGCCCAGGCGCAGCACGTGCACCCGATCGCACACGGCCTGCACGTCGGCCATGTTGTGGCTGACGAGCAGCACTCCCAGGTCGCGTTCCTTCAGCCTCTCGATGAGGTTGAGCACTTCGGCGGTCTGTGCCACACCGAGGGCGGCGGTCGGCTCGTCGAGCATGACGAGGGAGGGTTCGCCCAGCAGCGAGCGAGCGATCGCGACCGTCTGACGTTGGCCGCCGGACAGCGCCGCGATCGGGACCCGCACGCTCGGGATCTTCGCCGACAGGCTGCGCAGCAGCTCCCAGGATTTGGCTTCCATGGCCACCTCGTCGAGCACGCCTCCGCGGGTCTTCTCGTGCCCGAGGAAGAGATTGGCGACGACGTCGAGGTTCTCGCACAGGGAGAGGTCCTGGAACACGGTGGCCACTCCGGCCCTCTGCGCGTCCTTCGGTGAGGAGAATTTCTGCGCGACACCATTGATCTGGAGTTCGCCTTCGTCCGCGGCGTGGACGCCGGCGATGACCTTGATCAGTGTCGATTTTCCGGCGCCGTTGTCGCCAACGAGGCCGACGACTTCGCCGCGGCCGACGGTGAGGTTGATGTCGGTGAGGGCCTGCACGGCCCCGAAGCGTTTGTTGATTCCGCGCAGTTCGAGCACGGTGTCGCTGCCGCCGCCCGGTGTCCGCGAAGTCGCGGGTGCGGGGTCGGGTGTCTCAGATGTCATCTGTTCCTACTTGTCACTGTCGGTGGTCCGACTCTGGGTGGTCCCGGCTGCCGGCACCGTAATGGGCGCCGGCAGCCGGGACGGTCATGTCGCCTCTGCAGCGCTGGTGAGCCTGGTCGGATGCAGAACGGACTCAGCTGCAGCGCCGGATCATTTCACTCCGGCGTCTTCGCAGAGCTTCTCGACGCTTCCGGAGCAGATGTCGTCGGCCTTGATCTGATCACCGACGATGTCCTTGATGTTGTCCTTGGTCACGACCTCGGCCTCGACGAAGTCCGTGGGGGTGTCCTTGTAGGTCGTTCCCGCACCGACGTCCTCCCCTCCCGCGAGAGCGACTGCGGCCTTCGCCGCGAATTCGGCCTGCGGTGGGATCGACTTGTAGATCGTGGCGAACTGATCGCCCTTGAGGATGTTCTGCAGCCCGTCGACCTCGGCGTCCTGACCGGTGACGACGGGTTCGACATCGGCCTTCTTCGTCGCGGCGATGACACCGCCGGCGGTGCCGTCGTTGGCCGAGTAGATCGCGATCGGCTTCTCTCCGCCTCCCTGCAGCTGACCTTCGACCCACTGACGAGCATCGTCGGGGTTCCAGTCGAGGGTGTCGTGGCTGGCGGCGATGTCGACGCCGGCATCCTTGAGTGTCTCTTCGGCACCGGCCTTGAAGTCCGCGGCGTTCGGGTCCTTCGGGTCGCCGTTGACCATCCACACCGGACCCGACTTCGGGTCGACGCCGGCGTCCTTGAGTCCGTCGAGGACGGCCTGGCCCTGCAGGTTGCCGATCTTCTTGTTGTCGAACGAGGTGTAGTAGTCCGCGCCCTTGAAGAAGCGGTCGTAGGAGATGACCGGGATCTTCTTCGCTTCGGCCTTCGACAGCGCCGAGGACACCGCTGAGGCATCGACCGGGTCGAGCACGATCGCATCGACGCCTTCGGTCACCGCGGCTTCGAACTGCTGTTGCTGCTGGGTCGCGTCCTGGTTCGCGTTGCGGTATTCGATCTTCGCGTCCGGGTTGGCCTCGGCGACGTACTTCTCGAAGTTCGGCTTGTCGAGCGATTCGTACCGAGTGGTCTTCGACTCGGGCAGGAGCAGCGCGATGGTGACGTCTCCGTCGGCGCCGGAGCCGCTGTCGGCTTCGTCGTTGCCCTGGCCCTTCTGATTGCCGCAGCCGCTGAGCGCGAGAGCGCCGATCGCGACCGAGGCACCGAAGAGGGCCAGCTTCTTATGGGACTTAAGGTTGTGCCTCATTGTGAACCTTTCAATCATTCTGACAACGTTGTCAGGCTGTTGAATATGATTCGCCCATCGGCCCTCGGTGTCAACTGTTTCGCGCCGAAAGTCTTCGCTCCTGCTCGGGCAATTCCTCGCCGCTGCCGCGCGCGATGACGCGAACCGGAAAGACATCTTGTCCCAGTGATGCGCCGTCACCGGGGCCGCCGTTCTCGTCACCGGCACCCCCACCGAGGCGGCCGTCCTCCTCCCCGACCGTGTCCTGGAGACTGCGGACCGCCTCGGCGACCATGGTCTCGACGTCACGGTCGATGACGGTGACGTCGAGGAGTTCGGCGGTGGGGAAATCGTCGATGCCCACCAGCGCGGGCCATTCGTCGAGGCGGCGGCAGGCGTCGATGGCGCCCTGAGTGAGCGTGGCCGACAGCGTGATGAGTGCGCTCGGGGCGCTCCGGGAGCCGAGCCAGGCGGCGACGACGTTCTTCGCGCTGGCTTCGTCGTGGGCGTCTTCGCGCATATAGGCCCGCCAGCCGACATCGTGGCGGCCGGTGAAGGCGGATTGGATGCCTTCGAGTCGTCGAGTGGTGATGAGCGAGGTCGAGTGATCGCCGATGACGCCGAGGGCGATGTGCCCGTGGTCGAGCAGCTGCTGGGCGGCCAGGCGACCAGCTGCGGCTTCGTCACCAGCAAGGACGCTGATCCCCTCCCCGGACCGACTGGCCACTGCTGGGTCGAACGAGACGATCCGGATCCCCGAGGCGGCTGCGGCGCGGGCGTAGTTGTCCGCGGCATCAGGGTGGGCGCGGACGACGATGATTCCGGACAGGTCATTGGCGAGGCACTCGTCGAGGAAGGCCTGTTCACGATCGGGATCGTCGCCGATGACCGTGACCACCGGGCGCAGGTCGACGGTCGCGAGTTCGGCTTCGAGGGCGGAGAACACTCGAGCTTGGAAGGCGTCATCGGCATCGGAGAGGACGACGCCGATATACGGCGAGCGCCCGCCGGCGCGCAGTCGCCTGGCCGTGGGATTGAGGCGGAAGCCGAGTTCGGCCGCGGCGTCTTCGACCTTCTCGGCGGTGGCCTGGGCGACGTGCTTCTCCCCGTTGAGGACGCGGGAGGCGGTCTTGATGCTCACTCCGGCGCGGGCAGCGACCGTGGCCAGGGTCGGCCGATCGTTCTGCTTCGCCATGAGCACGCCTTAGAGTCTGGGGACCGGTTCGAGTCGCCGCGCAGCACCGCGCGGTCGAGCATAGGAATGATACTAACCGCTGGCGTGGCGAATGCAGGACACGTCGGTGGTGTACAGGTCGGACGGCAATCGCCGAGGTGGGGCTCCGTGACGGTGCCCCACCTCGGCGATTCCTGGGTTCGGTTTCGGCGCTTCGCCGACCGCTCAGGCCGGCGATTTGCTCACCCGGTCAGCGGGCCACGGGGTTGTCCATGGAGCCGGCGTAGAGCAGGGATTCGGCCTGATTGCCGATGTCGACCATCTGCTTCGTGTTCTTCAGCTGCAGGCGGTTGAGGCACGAATGGGCGAAGGACTCGGCCCGCAGGTCGACGTCGCCGTTCACTCCGCCTGCGGCTTCCGGGTGCGCGGCTTCATACTCGTCGAGCACCTCGGCGACGACCGTCCAGAACTGCTCGGCCGGCAGCAGCCCATCGGCGTCGAGGATGCCCGAGAGGTGGCGCAGGACGCCGTCGAACATGTCGGTGAATACCGACAGCGCCTTCTCCTCCCCTGGCACGACGGCGCGGATGCGCTCGACGTCGGCGGGCAGTTCGCGGTGTCCGAGTACGGCGACCTCCTCGCCGATGTCCTTCATGAATGCCCCGGTCACGGTGTGCTCGTCGAGGACGAGGATGAGGTTCTCCCCGTGCGGCATGAACACGAGGTCGTGGGCGAGCAGCGCGTGGACGAGCGGGTACAGGTACGCCCGCAGATAGGACCGCACCCAGTCCGCAGTGCCCTGCCCCGAGGCGCGGATGAGCTCACTCGCGAAAGACACGCCCTCATGGTCGCGGTGGAGCAGCGCGGCCATCGTGATGAGCTTCTGACCTGGGTCGATCTTGTCGACAGGGTTCTCGCGCCAGAGGGAGGCGAGCATCTTCCGGTGCGGGTTCGTCTCCTTCGTCCGGTGGTAGACATCTCCCGTGTAGCCGAGCGCCGCGCGTTCCCGCAGCACCCGGAATCCGGCGCCGGCGAAGGTGTCATCGGAGCCGATGAGATTCGCGACCCAGTCGTTGATGGCCGGGGTGTCGCGCATGTACTTCGGTGAGAGCCCGCGCAGGAACCCCATGTTCTGCACGGCGAGCGCAACCTTGACGTACGGGGCGGCCTCACGCGAATGGTTGTAGAACGTGCGCAGGGACTGCTGCGCCTGATGCTCATCGAGTCCTGCTCCCAGCGGCAGCAGGTCCCCGCGGGCGATGTCGGCAGCGAAGGTGATCGCCAGTCGGTGATCGGCCTGCCACGGGTGGATCGGCATGAGGTGGAAGTCGGCGGGATCCTGCCCTGCCGCCCGAATTCGGGAATCGAACAGTTCCCGTTCCGCATCGCTGAGAGCCTCGCCGAGGTGGCCTGCCTCGTCGAGCCCCTCACCAAGGGAGAGGTGGCTGTGCTCGCGTTTCGCAGCGACCCATTCGAGACGGTTGAGTTGTCCGTTCTCGGGCGCCCATTGGCGGAAATCGGACAGCCCGAATCCGATGCGACCATTGTTCGCGAGGAACCCGGGATGCCCCTCGGTCATGGCCGCCTCGGTGGTCTGGAAGTCCGCGTCGACGAGGTCGCGAGAGTTCGGTCGGCGTCCGGCCCGAGCGTCCTCG includes the following:
- a CDS encoding substrate-binding domain-containing protein, producing MRHNLKSHKKLALFGASVAIGALALSGCGNQKGQGNDEADSGSGADGDVTIALLLPESKTTRYESLDKPNFEKYVAEANPDAKIEYRNANQDATQQQQQFEAAVTEGVDAIVLDPVDASAVSSALSKAEAKKIPVISYDRFFKGADYYTSFDNKKIGNLQGQAVLDGLKDAGVDPKSGPVWMVNGDPKDPNAADFKAGAEETLKDAGVDIAASHDTLDWNPDDARQWVEGQLQGGGEKPIAIYSANDGTAGGVIAATKKADVEPVVTGQDAEVDGLQNILKGDQFATIYKSIPPQAEFAAKAAVALAGGEDVGAGTTYKDTPTDFVEAEVVTKDNIKDIVGDQIKADDICSGSVEKLCEDAGVK
- a CDS encoding LacI family DNA-binding transcriptional regulator, whose product is MAKQNDRPTLATVAARAGVSIKTASRVLNGEKHVAQATAEKVEDAAAELGFRLNPTARRLRAGGRSPYIGVVLSDADDAFQARVFSALEAELATVDLRPVVTVIGDDPDREQAFLDECLANDLSGIIVVRAHPDAADNYARAAAASGIRIVSFDPAVASRSGEGISVLAGDEAAAGRLAAQQLLDHGHIALGVIGDHSTSLITTRRLEGIQSAFTGRHDVGWRAYMREDAHDEASAKNVVAAWLGSRSAPSALITLSATLTQGAIDACRRLDEWPALVGIDDFPTAELLDVTVIDRDVETMVAEAVRSLQDTVGEEDGRLGGGAGDENGGPGDGASLGQDVFPVRVIARGSGEELPEQERRLSARNS
- a CDS encoding GNAT family N-acetyltransferase gives rise to the protein MTTELITDPTTTTVGDPTAPHAEEEPTGAEPAADPTANPAAELPAAKLTAASARVTIRPLDVDRDTAALHAWLTHPRARYWMMTDLDEAGVRTYLEGIRDSADDAGWVGSVDGRESFYVETYTPDSLIPQNVLATGPGDIGMHLLVAPPAGPAVHGLTDRIMAEVIDFCLRPSDQGGRGGQRVVVEPDARNDAIIEKNRAAGFTPVREATIMMGEIEKHALVSVCTRADFAGSALAPLIGTDDGRDGVAPDAYAHLNADAFAVVQRHLVAKALSEFAHERLIAPVRVDADAASGADGNAPTAGEAASAKDGGQTWELRIDGATRYTFTARVLPLEHWIIDEASITRRQGEAEVPLDAQEFVVELQDALAIPEDLISTYLEELASTLAGAAYKLEDARAGRRPNSRDLVDADFQTTEAAMTEGHPGFLANNGRIGFGLSDFRQWAPENGQLNRLEWVAAKREHSHLSLGEGLDEAGHLGEALSDAERELFDSRIRAAGQDPADFHLMPIHPWQADHRLAITFAADIARGDLLPLGAGLDEHQAQQSLRTFYNHSREAAPYVKVALAVQNMGFLRGLSPKYMRDTPAINDWVANLIGSDDTFAGAGFRVLRERAALGYTGDVYHRTKETNPHRKMLASLWRENPVDKIDPGQKLITMAALLHRDHEGVSFASELIRASGQGTADWVRSYLRAYLYPLVHALLAHDLVFMPHGENLILVLDEHTVTGAFMKDIGEEVAVLGHRELPADVERIRAVVPGEEKALSVFTDMFDGVLRHLSGILDADGLLPAEQFWTVVAEVLDEYEAAHPEAAGGVNGDVDLRAESFAHSCLNRLQLKNTKQMVDIGNQAESLLYAGSMDNPVAR